In one window of Nicotiana tabacum cultivar K326 chromosome 12, ASM71507v2, whole genome shotgun sequence DNA:
- the LOC142167099 gene encoding uncharacterized protein LOC142167099, translating to MIISSWNIRGINKPYKQKELKAFLFKNKITVLGCLETKVKTWNAKKVRIKIGNDWEVFANYTHAPNGKIWILWKTQHVKVKVILAGAQLVHCEVRDKHSDVTCCLTFVYGYNTIEKRQEIWTQLRQIHSNMVEVWLVLGDFNTMISVSDRINGNPISQTEVEDFQKCIADNGLGQLNRKGCQWSWCNKREDADIIYSNIDWALGNSYWFMKYSSIEAVYENYEDEEFNQMV from the exons ATGATCATTAGCTCATGGAACATTAGAGGGATTAACAAGCCCTACAAGCAGAAAGAACTCAAGGCCTttctatttaaaaataaaataacagtaCTAGGGTGCCTTGAGACAAAAGTAAAAACCTGGAATGCAAAAAAAGTTAGAATAAAAATTGGAAATGATTGGGAAGTGTTTGCAAACTACACACATGCTCCAAATGGAAAAATATGGATATTGTGGAAGACTCAGCATGTAAAAGTCAAAGTAATACTTGCAGGGGCTCAGTTGGTGCACTGTGAAGTCAGGGATAAACACTCAGATGTTACCTGCTGCTTAACATTTGTGTATGGGTACAACACAATAGAGAAGAGACAGGAAATATGGACACAACTAAGACAAATCCACAGTAATATGGTGGAGGTTTGGCTTGTTTTAGGAGATTTTAACACCATGATCTCTGTTTCTGATAGAATCAATGGCAATCCTATTAGTCAGACTGAGGTGGAAGATTTCCAAAAATGTATTGCTGACAATGGGTTGGGACAGTTGAATAGAAAAGGCTGTCAATGGTCATGGTGCAACAAAAGGGAGGATGCAGACATAATTTACAGTAATATAGATTGGGCCTTGGGAAACTCTTACTGGTTTATGAAATATAGCAGTATAGAGGCAGTGTATGAAAACTATGAG GATGAAGAATTCAACCAAATGGTCTAA